Genomic window (Eriocheir sinensis breed Jianghai 21 unplaced genomic scaffold, ASM2467909v1 Scaffold487, whole genome shotgun sequence):
CGCTGCACAATATAGGTTAagtgaaatatattttttataaagaaAATCTATTAAAATGTAAataatttatgaaaaaaaatatttgatccAACCTTGATCTGTAATGCTTCCATGATTCCTTAGAATGTGCCAAATAATAAATATTAATGAGTTCCTCTTAAGCCACAAGACCTTCAAgtctttcctttgccttctcaACACTGCTAGAGTTTGACTGTTGGTGTTTGTGCTCTGCTGTGTGACAGCGCCACACACGAGGTTGTTTCTTTGTCTGATCCAAACAGCAGAATGAAAATACACATGCAAACAAAGTTTCTGCATATAAAAATTAATAACCACGACTGAGCTCTTTTTCCACACAAGGAAGGTCAGACTTGATGAGGCCATGTTTAAAATTGAAACCCTTACACTTGAAACCTCTAATACTGTCAGAGTTTCTTGAGGGAGCTGCacttttgcaccatgaacgggagaaacactcttgagaaccagactaatctcctttgtggccttgggaaatacttGCTGTAAGAAttgaaagcatctgagaatacaaGACTTGGTGACTGCACTCCACTGTAACACTCCACCTCACACACGGTAATCCCTCTGCAGATGCTCCTCCACTTGCTTGCCATGGGGTTGCCTCGAAAAGTCCCATCGTAAAAATATCGCATGTCACATTCACGCCTAACGGACATCATCGGACAGCCTATGTACCATGCCTTAAATGTGCTGCGATCACTTACCATATGCAGCCTAAAGATGGGAAAAATCACCCGTCACAGAGCCTTTCTcaaaacaaaatatttaaaaaacatatcaaaatttGCAGTACAGGAGACCCTCTATTGGACGCCAGATATCTACCCAAGAAAGTCAAGCAAAACGGAGGTGTTATTTCAATGAGATTTATCAATTTGAGACTGGTGGGAGatattctttttgtgtgtgtgtgtgtgtgtgtgtgtgtgtgtgtgggtgggaaggagtcagctcaagggcgtGTTTCAAAGAAGTATTTACAATAAGTGTGCTAATTAGAGGGTCTGCTACTGCACAGATTCCACAAAATTTTAACGTAATCGCACCGTCGCAGAGTCAAAAAAACGTGCAAGTCGGAACAGCGTAAGTCGAGAAGCATCTGTGTTTAGTGAACCTCAATTTGACAAGATTCAGAATTTGTCAAACCATACTATATAACCTAGTGaacatttattatatatatagcaACTATTTTTGGCCTTATTTTCAAACACATTTAATCTTCATAGAACAATACTTTTCTTAAACGATTGACAGTTCTCATTTGACGAAACAATACGAAATACTTAAACGATATCTTACTCTCCTCTTATTTGACACAGTGCCTTGTACCCCTTCACAGCTTCAGGCACAAGGAACTTTAGTATATTATAATGACTTGTAGAGGTAAAGGTTTTTCTCACAATAGGTTCAAGAGGCTTTACAGTGACACCAACAATTACTAAAGTGCTCCTGTAAAAGTCTATCTCCTTAAGGCTGTGACGCACTCCACTTTGTAAATTTGACCTCATAAAAAGTATCATCATTGCTAAAGTTGACCCCTTCCAAGACCCAACCCTTCAAGGACTCACCCCTTCCAAGACCCAACCCTTCAAGGACTCACCCCTTCCAAGACCCAACCCTTCAAGGACTCACCCCTTCCAAGACCCAACCCTTCAAGGACTCACCCCTTCCAAGACCCAACCCTTCAAGGACTCAGACTATTACACGAGCCTTTGCAATCGGTACTTTCCCTGGCGCTGATGGTGCAAGATAAACGGTGCAAAGACAAACCCTCACTGAGCGCCACTAACCTGTGATCCCTGTCCTCCTACGTCCTGTGTTTCCATGACAGGGAGAGGCTGGACAGCATTTCTGGGGTGTGGAAAACAGAGACCAGACTAGTGAAACACAGCGCTTTACTGCCTCCGAGATTAACATATTCTCCCAAGTAATTATAAAGCTTGACTATAATCGTTTTCATTCCTGTCAtattctctcctcgtcctcttcctactAATTTTCCTTATCTacccttctttttgttctttttgccttctctcctcttcattcctccacctcatatacctttcccttttgtcttcctcctaattctctagctatttctcttcatttcctcaacctctcctcctcctgtacacACCTCAcgacttcacttcttcttcttgcccGTGCGTACGAGCGGTCGGTCCGTCTGGAAGATAACATTGCAGGTGGTGCACAGCGGGACGGCCTTGCAGTAAACAGAGAGGCAGTTGGAGCACACGCTGGCCATGTCCACCAGCGTGCGGTGACAGAAGCAGGCCGCGCGGTAGTCCACTGTGTCCGGGCGGGGTGTTCAGCTTGGTGGTGGCTGTGTCATGAGTGGTACATGAGGAGCAGCGCCTGAGAAGCTCGTTTACCTGAGGGTTGTGAGGTGGATGTTATGGGGAGTCCGTTTTGATGGTTTGTGGGGGGGGTGTGAGGCGCTGATAAACACCATCTGTTATAGGCCATTCCTGAGACTTCTATGATATGGGGAGTCCGTTTTGATGGTTTGTGGGGGTGTACAGCACTGATAAACACCATCTGTTATAGGCCATTCCTGAGACTTCTATGTTATGGGGAGTCAGTTTTGATGGTTTGTGGGGGGGGTGTATGGCACTGATAAACACCATCTGTTATACGCCATTCCTGAGACTTCTATGTTATGGGGAGTCCGTTTTGATGGTTTGTGGGGGGGGTGAGGCGCTGATAAACACCATCTGTTAAACGCCATTCCTGAGACTTCTATGATATGGGGAGTCCGTTTTGATGGTTTGTGGGGGGGGTGTTCGGCACTTATAAACACCATCTGTTATACGCCATTCCTGAGACTTCTATGATATGGGGAGTCAGTTTTGATGGTTTGTGGGGGGGGTGTACAGCACTGATAAACACCATCTGTTAAAGGCCATTCCAGAGACTTCTATGATCTGTGGTGTGCAGACAGACTTTGGCACACAGACTGATGGTATTTATAACCCTTTCTAAAGATTTTATGAtctgtggagtgtgtgtgggatATATATGAACACAGATACATTAGTAATATTGCATAGGCTGCTGCAGTGACTTGTATGATTTCTGATGTGTGTAGAAAGACAAATATACACACAGATATGATTCACCTGTAGCCCTTTATGAAGACTTATGATTTGTGGTGAGTGcgcaaaatagatagatatatacactAATACATGCCTTCTATAGTCCATTCCAGTAACCTGTATGATTTGTTGTGCATTCAAGACATACAAATAGAtacatgccttttttttttttgtgtgtgtgtgtgtgtgtgtgtgtgtgtgtgtgtgtgtgtgtgtgtgtgtgtgtgtgtgtctcacctgGCGCACACAGTGGTAGGTGCCGCCGGTGATGTCTGCGCCCTGCTGCAGGAGGCCATGATCGCCCCTATGACACACACATCCACGGGCGTCGAGGACTTCTGGGCCGTGAGGTAGGTGTTGATGTAGGTCAGGTACTGGCTGCCCGTGTCCGCTGccgggggggagaggaggagggaggaaatctAAGTTAGcacagtttttttttacagcaaaggagacagctcaagggcacaaaaaagtaaacaataaaaaaaaagcccgctactcgctgctcacaaaaagaaaccaaagaggtggccgaaagagagttaCATATTTAGTCACTTTACATTCTCTTATATCAACAGAAATGTACTAAAGGATTATAACTGATGGCTCCAGTGAATGCTAATAGgctaacagaggaggaggaggaagaggagtaggactGTGTTGGGAAGAGTAAAGAGTAAATGAAATGCCAggattttctctttcctacactcccacacgacctctgcatgtaacaacacacgagaaattaatccaaacaaggaaaggtttggcagcgccggggatcgaacccacgaccagcgtaacgggagagccccTCCTTatccagtcagccaaagaggtgccccagAGTGAGTTataggaggctcgcccatcaagcAAGTCACCACTACATAAATATCAAATCCATGCCACTCTTCAAACCACCTTCCAGCTCGGGGTCATCACAACTAACTGGCTATTTCTTTCATTGATTTACTTTCTTACAGCAACAGAAGAACctcaaggggaaaaataaagacaagacaAAAACTACCTAATCAAAACAATATTGGCGTAGGACTcacaggggaagaaaaggggaagaaaaacagacaaacaacatTGGTATAGGACTcacaggggaaaaaaaggggaagaaaaacaagaaaagggggagaaaaacagacaaacaatatTGGTGTAGGACTcacaggggaagaaaaggggaagaaaacaagaaaagggggagaaaaacagacaaacaatatTGGTGTAGGACTcacaggggaagaaaaggggaagaaaaacaagaaaaggggaagaaaaacagacaaataatATTGGTGTAGGACTcacaggggaagaaaaggggaagaaaaaagacaaaaaaaaaagacttgcatAGGATTCCCAGGAGACGAagagccaaaaaaaaagataaacacagttgtccctcaaatagtacgttTCCAATATTTTGATTTTGGTTTTACGCGAATTTTCCAAGAAGATTTTTTAGGGTTTTTAAATTTCTCAATGAGCAGGAAATTTAGGGTCATATGATAAGACATTTCacctcccaagaacacatatttgacaaggcattcgtaggagttgtgggcatttccaggagtagttttatcaccctggtggtagtctgacccttcctctgtaccgtgaagctaaagaaacactcactagaacctgactgaccccctctttgacctttagaaacagctgatgtgataagtgaaagtgtcttattataccaacCTTAAAAATCCTATAAAgctgaaaccgaactattggaaactgtactatttgagggacttataaaaaaatactcataaacaaCAGAAGCACAGGACTCACAGGATATCTTGAGCACAAGTAGCCTGGCTTGCATCCTCTTGGCCAGGATCTCCTCGGTCTCCTTGCGCTTGATGTAGAGGAGCCCCCTGCCCATGGCCCCGGAGAGAAGGGACTCATTCTGTTCAGGGTTGGTGGGGGTGCTAGCGGCCGCCTCAGCCATGGCCCTCACGCCCCTCTCAATGGCCCGGTCCACTTGTCCCAGCATCTCCAGCCGCCCGTCCTTCTGTCTCCCAACCTGAAGGGAAGCGCTTGGGTCAGGAATGGCTGCAGAATGTGAGGCTTTATAGGAGTTAttgcatatttttcttctttatctttcatttctcctttttttctgcctttgtctatctttatcttagctccttccttcctctaatcctGACTTATTCTctcccaaagccttgtcacactatcactaggctcacaacactacccatggactgAGGAACAAGCAGCACCACCaactttatctttcatttctcctttttttctgcctttgtctatctttatcttagctccttccttcctctaatcctGACTTATTCTctcccaaagccttgtcacactatcactaggctcacaacactacccacgGACTGAGCAACAAGCAGCACCACCaactttatctttcatttctcctttttttctgcctttgtctatctttatcttaactccttccttcctctaatcctGACTTATTCTCTCCCAAAGCctcgtcacactatcactaggctcacaacactacccacgGACTGAGCAACAAGCAGCACCACCAACCCCATCTTCATTGGAGCCTGGGTAGAGGAACCGTGACTCCAGGTGATTGGCGGCCAGCACAGCGAGGGAGTTCCGCGCGTTGGCTGCCAGGTGGAGGTTAGCGAACGCCACGACAGCGTTGAAGTAGGTGTGTGCGTCGTGCTCAGCCAGCTGTGGGTGCATGTCCACAACCATCACCAGCAGGCACCCCTCCTCCGCCATGCTAGGGACAGTTAAcaacatcattattatcattattaggcAGTCCTCCTCCATTATACTCTGGCCAgagggttattattattattactaggatTGTGCAGTGGCTGGGAGGGTGGAAaatggtatatatatatgtatgtactgCCTCTTGTGGTGCCTAGAGGTGGACTGACAAACATATCCTCGGGGGCAATAGCAAAAAACCGTGAAATATTTGCCAATACTAAACCATGTCATGTCGTAGCGGCCGACCATGGACAGAGTACAAGTCCAAAGCCTTCAGTCTCTGGGAATAACTTAGATGCTCCATACCTCTAATGTTCCTGGTCTAACGTCTCTGCACTGACTCAAGTAAGTCGAAATCAGTAATATATCCCAGATTCCACACAGATGAACAATATTCAAGTAAAGGCCGAATGTGCGTCACATAAATAGGGACAAGAAAGTAAGCATTGCGGTTAACTGTAGATTTAAGTAGATTTTCAGCCATGCCACCTGCTCTTGGACGACATTCTGTATGCTGGTGAAATTTCAAGGAAGAACCGACATTAACCCCAAGGTCCATTGCAGAATCTTTAACCGGATCGACCACAGGTGTGCGCTGGACACTGCCTAcagttcatggtgcagatgcaAATGGTATGTTGGAGGAATTCTCTGATGTGTTTGAGGCTGACAACACTGACACGTGACTCACCTGTGTCAATTTGGTGTGTCAACGTCCTTGTGTTGTGGaggagccttcttcttcttcttcaatgctTTAAGGACGCTCGTTATGGCATGGGACCACACTCTCTATTGCCCTGGCGTTGTGGGTTGCTGGTGGCTGTTGTGGTGGTTAGTGGAGCTTctacgaggaggaggcggcgtgACAGTGtggcgtcttcttcttcttcttgggggcttttatggggctagttaggcaaTGGGACCACGCTCTCTATTGCCCTGGCGGTGTGGGTTGCTGGTggctgttgttgtggtggttagtggaagaggtggaggcggCGTGAGTGTGGCGTCGTGGTGTTGACGTCGCttacaacaccaacaccacagtgacggtccaacgttgccagatccTCGTATTGAGCACATTGTAATTCCGATTTTTGACATGTAACCACTGCAGAAAGACATtattaattaaccatttcaaccaTAGCTATTAATGAACCTAGTATTGAGatggaggaggcagttttgggtcgAAAATAGGCGAATATGAAAGGCTAAGCAGGGCATCTGGCACCGCTTCCCACATCGGCGGCCACACCAGCTGATTGTCGTACTCACGTCAGTGCCTTATCAGTTTCTGCCTAATTAAAGCTATAATGGCCCAGTAAGTGACAGTATTTAATCAAACTTGTCACATAAAACTTAATTATTATGTTATGTACGCGCTGGAAGAATAAATAATGTACGCgctgaaagaataaataatgtacgcgctgaaaaaataaataatgtacgcgctcaaagaataaataatgtacgcgctcaaagaataaataatgtacgcgctgaaagaataaataatgtacgcgctcaaagaataaataatgtacgcgctgaaaaaataaataatgtacgcgctcaaagaataaataatgtacgcgctcaaagaataaataatgtacgcgctgaaagaataaataatgtacgcgctgaaagaataaataatgtacgcgctgaaaaaataaataatgtacgcgctcaaagaataaataatgtacgcgctcaaagaataaataatgtacgcgctgaaagaataaataatgtacgcgctcaaagaataaataatgtacgcgctcaaagaataaataatgtacgcgctcaaagaataaataatgtacgcgctcaaagaataaataatgtacgcgctgaaagaataaataatgtacgcgctcaaagaataaataatgtacgcgctgaaaaaataaataatgtacgcgctgaaagaataaataatgtacgcgctgaaagaataaataatgtacgcgctcaaagaataaataatgtacgcgttgaaagaataaataatgtacGCGCTCAAAGAATAAATAATGTACGCGCTCAAAGAATAaatcaacgctctctctctctctctctctctctctctctctctctctctctctctctctctctctcaaagtcctcaggaagggcacacacacaagggcACACAATCATCTTGGCACTTGGATGTCACAGAATGGCACACAACCCTCCTGTGCTCCCCTACAAAGTACACCACCCAAGGCATTATGAAGGCACTGTGTGTATGACCAAGCGCTGTCCATGTTTGCTCCTGGTTAATGTCTGAGGCTCTGAGCAAGTACAGAGATCGACttttcagtatataattattttcttactgtCTGTAAATGCGTTTATACACCCACCAAGGCGTAAAGGCActgttgggtgtgtgtgtgtgacctagcACTGTTCATGTTTGCTTCTGGTTAATGTCTGAGGCTCTGAGCAAGTACAGAGATCGACttttcagtatataattattttcttactgtCTGTAAATGCGTTTATACACCCACCAAGGCATTAAGgcactgttgtgtgtgtgtgtgtgtgtgtgtgtgtgtgtgtgtaggcctaaCACAATCTGCTCACCATAAAAAAATTCAAGATGTAGAGCAGTTTGATATCCATTCTCTCAGCAGCTCCATCTTTTTCAGTGTGAGGTGttaggtgaagaaagaaagaaaataggaattaaatgctatctcacgtcagaagaggaaagaaagtgaaa
Coding sequences:
- the LOC126992534 gene encoding general transcription factor IIH subunit 3-like produces the protein MAEEGCLLVMVVDMHPQLAEHDAHTYFNAVVAFANLHLAANARNSLAVLAANHLESRFLYPGSNEDGVGRQKDGRLEMLGQVDRAIERGVRAMAEAAASTPTNPEQNESLLSGAMGRGLLYIKRKETEEILAKRMQARLLVLKISSDTGSQYLTYINTYLTAQKSSTPVDVCVIGAIMASCSRAQTSPAAPTTVCARTPRPDTVDYRAACFCHRTLVDMASVCSNCLSVYCKAVPLCTTCNVIFQTDRPLVRTGKKKK